Proteins co-encoded in one Chrysemys picta bellii isolate R12L10 chromosome 13, ASM1138683v2, whole genome shotgun sequence genomic window:
- the LOC135975476 gene encoding olfactory receptor 4D2-like, protein MEKKNLTNPVTEFVLLGLTQSPELQQFLYVAFFIIYMNTWLGNFIIITAVISDHRLHTPMYFLLANLAFLDLSDSSVNTPKLLSGLLSQHKTISFYECILQMFFFHFIAGAMGFCLVGLAIDRYVAIYKPLRYLTIMNQRVCVGIMVLAWLGGLAHSAVQIGLLLQLPFCGPNVLDNFYCDVPQVIKLACTDTQLAELQMIFNNGAAIIIVFIILLVSYTAILVKIRTHITDGKQKALSTCGAQIIVVCLQIIPSIFIYARLFKNFTLNKVISVIYTAITPMLNPMIYTLRNAEMKKAIRRLMSRMLCSGKEINYVSIFQCPFVLKTRAGATI, encoded by the coding sequence ATGGAGAAGAAGAATCTCACCAACCCAGTGACAGAATTTGTCCTCTTGGGCCTCACCCAGAGTCCTGAGCTGCAGCAATTCCTTTATGTGGCTTTCTTCATAATCTACATGAACACCTGGCTGGGAAACTTCATCATCATCACCGCTGTGATCAGTGACCACcggctccacacccccatgtacttcctgCTGGCCAACTTGGCTTTCCTAGACCTCAGCGACTCATCAGTCAATACTCCAAAATTGCTATCAGGTCTCCTCTCACAGCATAAAACCATTTCGTTCTATGAGTGCATTCTCCAGATGTTTTTCTTCCACTTCATTGCTGGTGCTATGGGGTTTTGTCTTGTGGGGTTGGCAATTGATCGGTATGTGGCCATCTATAAACCACTGCGGTACTTGACTATCATGAACCAGCGTGTGTGcgtggggataatggtactggcATGGCTGGGTGGATTGGCCCACTCTGCTGTTCAGATTGGACTGCTCCTCCAGTTACCGTTCTGTGGTCCGAACGTCTTGGACAATTTTTACTGTGATGTCCCACAGGTCATCAAACTGGCCTGCACTGACACTCAGTTGGCTGAACTGCAGATGATCTTCAACAATGGAGCAGCGATTATAATAGTATTCATCATTCTGCTTGTTTCTTACACCGCCATCTTAGTCAAGATCAGGACACACATCACGGATGGGAAGCAGAAAGCTCTGTCCACCTGTGGAGCCCAGATTATCGTGGTATGTTTACAAATCATACCCAGCATCTTCATCTATGCTCGGCTCTTCAAGAACTTCACGCTGAATAAGGTGATCTCAGTCATTTACACTGCAATCACCCCAATGCTGAACCCGATGATCTACACGCTGAGAAATGCCGAGATGAAGAAGGCCATCAGGAGGCTGATGAGCAGAATGCTGTGCTCAGGGAAGGAGATAAATTATGTCTCTATCTTTCAATGTCCTTTTGTGTTAAaaaccagggctggtgcaaccatttag